The sequence below is a genomic window from Phormidium ambiguum IAM M-71.
CCTTCTGCCTTCTGCCTTCTGCCTTCTGCCTTCTGCCTTCTGCCTTCTGCCTTTCTTAAAACTATGATCAAAATTTATACGCAAGAAGAACAGGGGAAACGTTGGTTGCAAAGGTATCGGGGTTGTCAAGCAACGTTTGCTTGTGTGTTGGGATTTACGGAAACTGGGTTGATACCGGGAATTTCGGCGGCGGGGGCAACTCCTTGCGATCGCAAATACACCGCCCTAGCAGATGCAGAATTTTTATATAATGGCCCCTCACCTAATCCAAAATATCCCTTACCACCATTGCACGCAGGGGCTTCTCCAGTCTTAATTTCTCGTGCTGTAGTTGAATCCCTAGACTTACCTTTATATATATTCAATGCAGGATTACTGCAACCACCGCCGATCCCAACTATTGATTTAGGAGGTAAAGCGGCTAATTGTTTAACCACAGGAAAAGCCCTCGATCTAACTATCGTTAAAAGTTTGCTCGATCGAGGGTTAATTTGGGGAGAAAAGTTAGCCACTCTTCATCCCTCGAATTGGATAATTTTGAGTGAATGTGTAGTTGGTGGAACTACCACTGCATTAGCAGTGTTAACTGGTTTAGGTTTCGCCGCTGTTGGTAAGGTGAACAGTAGTCACCCAGAATGCAATCATCAACAAAAGTGGGCTGTAGTCCAGCAAGGACTAAAAGCGGCTAGTTTGGTAGATTTTGACAAATTTCCGTCTGCTTTAGGAGTGCTGGAATTAGTAGCCGCAGTGGGCGATCCGATGCAAATTGTAGTTGCGGGAATGGCGATCGCAGCTAGTAGAACTTCCGGGGTAATGCTGGCTGGAGGAACGCAAATGCTAGCTGTCTATGCTTTAATTCAGGCGATAACAACAGAATATTCTTTACCCTGGCAACAGGAACAAATCGTCGTCGGGACAACTCGCTGGGTAGCAGAAGATCCCACAGGTGACACAGTGGGTTTAGCTCAAATGATTGATTCAGTTCCTTTACTGAGTAATAACTTCAGTTTTGCCAATTCTTGCTATGAAAAATTACGAGTTTATGAGCAGGGATACGTCAAAGAAGGTGTTGGAGCAGGTGCGGCTTGTATTGCAGCTGAACTTTATGGCAACTGGAATCATACCCAACTTCTTCACGCTGTCGAAGCTTTAGCTGCACGCTTAGAACAAAATCAGTAAAATGCTGCTGTCAAATCGTTAATAAACTCTTTTAGACAGTAATTGTTCTTCTAAAGCTGCAATTCGGTTATAGGCTGCCGTTAATTGCGCGGTCAATCGTTGAATTTGGATTTCCGGGCCTAAATCTTTTTCCCGATTTCCTGAGTTGGAATCAGAGTAGCTGTTATCAATCAAAATATCTTTGTGTGCTAAAGCAGCATCTACTCTAGTCAAACTAGTATACGATGGCCGTTCTCCGACTAGACCAACAAACTGTTCAGTATCTTTGGCAGGAGATTGTCTAATTTCTGACAAAATTTCTCCCATTCTCACATTTAAATCTTCCACCAATTGACAGAGGCTCTCTATCTTCTCGTTTAATCCATTCACTTGATTCTTGATTGAATCCATATTATACCCCTAGCTTATTTCGCCTATCTTCTTATCCTACAGAATAAATTCTCTAACCTTCTCTAGCTTATGAATCATTTAACTTTTCGCTACGATTACCTTAAGAAATATTTCCCTTTCTCATCTATGGGAAGCCAGAAAACCGGATATTACTGAGGAATTATGTTAACTTAATTAAACTAGTTAGTTGATTTGTCACCTAGACAAATTCAAGGTCAATTAAATAATCTTATTGACAAAAATCCTTTTGGTCAAAATTAAGTAGCAAATTTGTCTATCTCAAGTTAAATGAAGCGACGCGATTTTTTATTAGGTACTGGGACTCTAGCAATTTCAGGTGTATTCACAGGTTGTGGTAATCAGCAACAGACGAATTTAAGAATTAGACTGCTTAAGGATTCGATTCCACCTCAGCTGTTAAATCAATTTCGCCGGGAATTTAGGCAAGTTGGGGAATTAGATTTAACTGTAGAAGCACAACTGATTAAGTTATTTCAAAGTTTACAAGAGAAACCAAAATCTGAGAATTGGTGGTCAAAACTTCCTTTGCCAGCAGTTAGAGAAGAAGCAAATAAATTACCGGATTTAGTCACTTTAGGAGATTATTGGCTAGCCGCAGCGATCGAACAAAAACTAATTCAACCTTTGGATGTAGATCGATTGCCGCAATGGAAACAGTTACCACCACAATATCAACGATTGGTGCGCCGCAATCAACAAGGGAATATTGACATGAAAGGGCAAGTTTGGGGTGCGCCTTATCGGTGGGGGACAACCATGATTGTTTACCGTCGGGATAAATTTAAAGCGGAAGGTTTAAAGCCGCCTCAAGATTGGAACGATCTGTGGAGAGAAGAGTTGCGCGATCGCATTTCTTTACTCGATCAACCAAGGGAAGTTATCGGTTTAACCTTGAAAAAAATTAATCCGCAAAACTCTTACAACACGCAACAATTAGATAAAATTCCTCAACTAAAATCAGAACTGAAAGCACTCGATCGACAAGTCAAGTTTTATAGCGATAATTCCTATTTACAACCTTTGATTTTAGGAGATACTTGGGTAGCTGTTGGTTGGTCTACAGATATATTGCCAGCCGTTCAACGTCAACCAAACACCATTGGAGCAGTAATTCCCCAATCTGGAACCTCTCTTTGGGCAGATTTATGGGTACGTCCGAGCAAAGCTAATGATAATTTTAATGCAGCTAAAGATTGGATTGATTTTGGTTGGCAACCAGAAATAGCAGCTTTATTTTCACGTTTTGGCAAAGCCGCTTCGCCAATTTTTGCTGGGCAAAGTTGGGAGAAATTACCAAAAACTATCAGTGATAAAAAGTTACTATTACCCTCACCGGAAGTTTACCAAAAAAGTGAATTTCTCTTGCCTCTTTCTCCCAAAGCAAAAGAGGAATACTTGAATTTATGGCAAGAAATTAGGTTTCAAGGTTTAGGTTTAGGCGATCGCAAAGGCGGCGGCGCATAATTACCAAAACTTTCTACCCATAAATTACAATTAAGCGGGTTTACAGTATAAACACATCTGTAAGCCGCTAAAGTCTCTAATTGCGGATTCAAGACTTCCACATTATATTTATCTAACCGGGAATAAGTACCAAAATGATTGACAAATGAGTATCTTTCAACATAATTTAACGAATTCCAAATTTGCCGATTTACTATTAAATAAACCCGATTTTCTGCGGGACAAGTAAACCAAAAATCTAAGATCATTCCCCCAAATCTTTCGGCAGCCCACCAAATACTAGGCGGCGTAAAATTAGCTTGGGAAATATCATTTTGTGTAATCGGTTTAGGGCAGATTTCTTGTTGTATTCGGCGCTGAAATCTTTCTTGATATTGTGCTTTAACTGGTTGTAAATTAAAAGAAAATAAAAGTAAAAATAGCCAAAAAATTAGATTTTTACCAGAAGATTTAACTAATAATTGCATGATTATCTCCGTCCGTTAAATTACTTGTTGCTTTCCCAGATCCCCGACTTCTTCAAGAAGCCGGGGATCTAGCGTTATTCCCAAAGTCGGCGACGATTAGGGCCATTTAATCGTTGATGTGTATCATCTAAAAGAGCGGGAATATCCAAATTTTCGGGACAACGGGGGAGACATTCACCGCAGGAAGTACAACGGTTAGCTTTAACTCCAGGGAACCAATGTCCGGCATTTTCAAACATTCGATAACGATATTGACCATAATCTGTCATATCGTAAGCAACCGCGAGATTTCGCAGTCGTAAAACTTCAGGAATGTTAATATTCTCAGGACAAGGAAGACAAGCATAACATTGACTACATTTGTCTGTTCCCAGAATAGTTGATTGATGATTTTGTAGACCTGCGAAAATTGCTAATTCTTGGTTGGTGAGAGGGTAATCTCGATCGGCTACACTTAAGGGTTGAGATAATTCGCTAGCATTAGCGGCTCCTAAACTTAAGGTAGTAATGCGGCGATCGCTCAACAAAAACCGATAATTCAAAGTTAGAGGAGAAAAAGGATCGCACAAATCTTTTAACTTAACTGGTGGAGAAAATAAACGTCCTCCCTTATCAGCAGGTGAGATAATAAACACCCCTAAATCCTTTTGTGCGGCTAATTCTATGGCTGCGGCATTACGTTGGAAAAAGTAATAATAATGCAGATTGACGAATTCAAATAAACCAGAGTCGATCGCCTTAACAATCAAATCTAAACTGCCGTGAGTAGAAAAACCAAAATGCCTAACCTGACCATCTGCGATCGCTTTATGTACTGCTGAAACACAACCATTTTCTACCCAATGTAAATGCTCCCAAGTATTTAAACCATGAATCGCCAAACAATCCAAATAATCAACTTTTAATCGCTTCAGAGACTCATCGATATAGCGGCGCATGGTATCAGCTTCAGCTGTGGGAGGAATTTTACTAGTGATGTAAAGTTGGGAGCGTGGTAGATCTAAACCAGCACTTAATGCTGCTCCCAGGTACTCCTCACTTTTTCCATAGCCTCTCGCCGTTTCTATGTGATTAATTCCTTGCGCCACAGCTTGCTGTACAGTTTCGATCGCACTCGCCTCACAATCCAAGTAGCGCATAGTTCCCAGAGAAAACACTGAGAGCCTGAGATTGGTTTTACCAAACCGCCTATATCGCATATTTAATCATTTGTCATTTGTCATTTGTCATCTGTCATTTGTCATTTCTTGACCAATGACTTGAGCGAAGCTATGCGCGTGACGAATAACCAGTTAGGCTTCTCCATTACTGAAGCGACCTCGCTGAATCAAATCTTCGGGTCTAACATTTTCCAGAAATTCCCGAAAAGCCCTTTGTTCAGCTTCATCAGCATCTCTATCCACAGGAATAGAAGCATCAGCAACCACTTCTTCCATCACCCAGATTGGGCTACGGGTACGCAACGCCACTGCGATCGCATCACTAGGACGAGCATCAATATCTTTTTTCATCTCACCTTTGCGGACAGTCAAAACCGCATAAAAAGTATTGTCCTGTAAGGAGTGAATAATAATCCGCTCCACCGTCATTTCCCACGCTTCCAACATATTGACTAACAAATCATGGGTCAGCGGACGGGGAGGAGCTTGATTTTCCAAAGCGGCAATAATAGACTTTGCTTGATCTTGACCGATGTAGATCGGCAAAGCCCGTCGCTCAGTCCCATCTTTTAGGAGTACTATTGGGCTGCGCGTGATTGCATCAACTGCAATACCAGCGACTTTCATCTCTATCATTTGTTTGGCCTATATAATACCTTTTGTGAAGGAGATAACATTTATACGATAATCTGGTACTGAACTATTTCAAGTTAGTGTCCCAGAGTTTAGGGTTTGCGAAAGTTACGGATTGAACTCATATACTGGCAGTGATAACCAGGTAAAGTCAAACCGATACAATCCAATAAGAATGTCTTTACATTCCCAGTATGCCCTGCTCTTGACTACGATCCTAACTATGGCTGCCAAAATTTCACATCTCTCTAAAAAAAATACATTCCTCAGCGGGTTGGACAAGTAGGTTTGAGAGGCATATATACCATAAATTAATGAACCTAGAATAAAATTTTTCTAAAAACCGTGTTTACAGGATTAATTCAGAGCTTAGGAACAATTCAATTTCAGAGTGGCGATCGCATCAGCATCACCTGCGCTGAACACACAGCACATACAATCTTAAAAGACCTAGAAATAGGCGACAGCGTAGCCGTAGACGGCATCTGCCTCACCGTCGAAGAAATACTCACCCAAGGATTTCTAGCCACCGCCTCCCCAGAAACCCTCAGTCGCACCCGCTTAGGCAAAGGAAAACTAGAATACAACAACGTCAACCTAGAAACCTCACTCCGAGTCGGCAGCAAACTAGGCGGACACTTCGTAACCGGACACATTGACGGAGTAGGTCACTTCCAAACCGCAGAACAAACCGCCAACTCCTGGGAAATCAGCTTCATTGCCCCCGAAACAGTCGCCCGTTACATCGTCCCCAAAGGCAGCATCACCGTAAACGGCGTAAGCTTAACCGTAGCCGAATCCAACAGCGACGGCACTTGGTTCAAAGTCGCCGTCATTCCCCACACCTACGCCCACACCAACCTTTACTTACTAAAAAACGGCAGCCAGGTAAACCTAGAAGCCGATATTTTAGGCAAATACGTCGAAAAACTCGTAAATTTTGGCAAAGTCCCCCAAACCATCACACCCGAATTCTTAATCGAAAACGGCTATGTGTGAATGGGGACTGGGGACTGGGGACTGGGGACTGGGGACTGGGGACTGGGGAAAGGTAAAAAGCAGAAGGCAGAAGGTAGAAGTGAAAAATTCCCCTTGTCCCCTTGTCCCCTTGTCCCCCCTGCTCCCCTGCTCCCCTGCTCCCCTGCCCCCCTGCACTCTACTCTCCAGCAGATAACAACGGAGGCGGTGCATCATTTCCCGGTATGGGAATTACAGGTAATTCAGCACTAGGGATAGGAACTTGAGGTGATAACTGTTCCTTGCGTAAAGTATTTGGTGGCACTTCATAAGGTTGGGTATCCTGTGGTAAAGTTGCCTGACCGCTTTGGAAAGCCCGCATTAATTTGGCTAGAGAGTATTCCAACTGCACTCCAGGGTCTTTCGCTACCCAACCTTGGGGTGTTTGTTCTCTGACTTCAAAATGCAAGTGAGGGCCATTTGTATTCCCGCTATCCCCAACTCGACCGATCACAGTTCCCTGTTCTACCCAATCTCCAGGTTTTACAGTAATTTCGGAAAGATGACCGTAGCGTGTTTCTTGAGCATCTTGATTGTGGCGCAATACCACCGCTAAACCGTAACCGCCCAAGAAATCGGCAAGGGCTACTCTACCTGCATGAGCCGCTAATACGGGTGTTCCCATTGGCGCACCAATATCTGTACCAGCATGAAAGCCTTTTTCACCTGTAACTGGGTGCATTCGCCAACCAAACATGGAAGTAATTTGGGCGGGAATAGCCAAGGGGAAAATCATGGCTAAATTGGTTTTATTTGATTCGTTATCCGATGAATCGCTTGGATTCACGGAGTTGTAGAAATAATTTAAAACCCGATTCCGAGAACTTTGATTAGTTCTAAAATTACCTGCTAATCCATTTAAATTACTGCTGGCAATTCGAGTTTCACCTCTTCTAATTACTCCACTGCGACTCATTCTGATGCCATTGGGAGTTACTTTAATCGGCCCAACGTTGACTTGATTGGCAGCTGCTACTGTTGCACCGCTTCGTCTTCTGACTCTGGCTATTTGGGTATTTTGGGTTTCTGGCTCAAAACGCCTGCGAGAAACACGGGAGTTGGAAGGTTCTACGCTGATGCGCTCTATTTCATAACTTCTAGGAACGCGATTATTTTGGGTAGAACGAGTGCGTCGTTCAATTTCGTAAGTTCTGGGGGCGCGACTGATTTGATTGCGGGAGGTGTCACGACGGCGTGCAGTTACCGTACCTCTTCTCACTCTTGGTCTGACTCTGGTTACTTCTATGCTAGGTTCTTCAATGGAGAATGGTTCGGCTGGGGGAACAACTCTCTGGCGACGAGGATTGTAACGTTCCCGAAATACTACTGCGCTTGGCGGTTGGTAAGAACGTCCAGGGACATCTCGTCTATTGGTTGCACCGATGCTGTAGTCTGTGGGGTCGATGTAAGAGTTGGTGCTGTTATTGCCGCTGCTTCGAGATTGAGATACTCTGTTTTGCCGAGTTCTGGGCCGATTGGTGGGAGAATTGGGGGCGCGTCTAATGAAGACGGGCTCTGGTTCTTTTGTGGTAGATGCCGGAACGTCTGGTACAGCTTTGGGCATAATTTCTGGTACATTCGGCGCAGCAATGGCTGTCCCGGAGTTGGGATTTTGTACCCAAACTATGCTGCTACTCAGAAATCCAAACATTCCTAGCCATCCTAATCCATTGATCAGCAAGGAACGTTGCCAAAAGGTAGTATTCGGATTGGTTTCTTTTATTGATTTGTTTTGGTAATTTGGTTTTTCCATCTCCATCACACCGTATTAATTAGTCACAAAATTTTTTAAGCATAGCCCAGACTGATTGTACCTACTGGTAGATGTATTTCTGAAGGGGTGGTTTCCTCGGCGCTGTTTATGCGAACTCGCAAATCACCGTTTTCAGAAACACCAACTATAACTGCTGGCTGTCCATTAATTTCGATCGGACTATTTATGTTATTTAGCAGTTTTTCATAAGATGGTAAGAGGGCGGTTACTCCTTCCTTTTGCCAAAAATTGTATCCCGATATGATTCCAGTTAGGGTGAGAGCGGCTAACATTTCTAGTGATGTGATTAATCCGGGATGTTTTTCCAGAAAGTTTTGCAGGTTAATGCCTGTTTCTGGGACTGGGTTGACCCAATTGATGCCGACACCAATTACTGCTTTGGTGATGCGCTCTTGTTGTACTCTGGTTTCGGTGAGGATGCCGCCAAGTTTATATTTAGAAATTACCAGATCGTTGGGCCATTTGAGGTAGACTGGGATACCAATTTGGCGTAAAGCTTGCGCTATTCCCCATGCGGTACTCATGGTTAGTTGAGCACCCTGTTTAGCTGGCAAGTTAGGAGTTAATGACATAGATAAGTATAGTCCACCTGGGGGCGAATACCATTGCCGACCCCATTGACCTTTGCCTGCTTGTTGTTCTTTGGCAATGACGATGGTTCCTGGTGGTGCGCCTTGTTCAATTAGTTGCCAGAGTTTTTGATTGGTGGATGGGAGAGTATCGAATAGGTGAAGTGTAAATATTTGGTTGTTGATAGTTGGCTCTTGATGGCAGTAGTTCTGTTTTACTATGTCGAGAGCTTTGGTAAACTTTTGGCGATCGAATTCCACAATCAATTTTAGATTTAAGATTTTAGAAATCCTGGTATAGGTTAGCATAGAAGGCGCTGTCGTTACAGAAGTTTTGTCCAGTGATTTCTCCCCAAACATCTGAACTCAAACTGAATGATTCTGCTAATTCTCTTCATTCTTGGCAATGGCGTTTTTGGGAAGGTTTGCCTTATTTAACTTGTAGCTTGTTAGCAAATTGGCAACATGGTTTTTTTACTCGACAGTTTTCGCCACGTTTTCCCGCAGATTTGGTGCAGGTTTTAGATAATGATGCTGAGTTTTATCGAGTCAGACAAGTGCATGGTGGTGTGGTGTTAACTCCTGGGGAAGTGAAGGAGTTTGTCGGAACTGGGAAGGATGTGGGAACGGCGGAGTTTGAATCTTTGCCACCTGCTGATGCTTTGGTGACGGAACGGGAAAAACAGGCGGTTTGGGTTTGTACTGCTGATTGTACTCCGGTGTTAATTGCTGATGAAAAGACGGGACAAACTGCGGCGATTCATGCGGGTTGGCGGGGTACAGCTAAGAGAATTGTACCGGAAGCGATCGCACGTCTCGTTTCTCAAGGCAACAATTTAGAAAATCTTCGCATTGCAATGGGGCCTGCCATTACCGGAGAAGTATATCAAGTTTCCCAAGAAGTAGCCGCAGAAGTAGGTGCTACTGTTGTTTCTGCTGACTCAGAAGCATCAATTTTAAATGCCTTACAAGAATTACCAAATTCCCCCATTTCCCCAGATTCCGAACCCGGAAAAGTACGTTTAGATGTCCGCCGAATTAATGAATTACAGTTACAACAAATGGGAATTAATGAACAACAAATAGCTATTGCTCCCCATTGTACTTATCAACAACCAGATTATTTCTTTTCCTATCGTCGAGACCAGTTAAAAAAGGTGCAATGGTCAGGAATTGTGAGTAAATGATTCATAGAAAATCCAATGCAGTTTGATAATCTATGTAAGTATCTGGCAGAAAAGTACCCAGACAAATTTGCTAGTTGGTTATTGGGAGAACCGACAACAAAAGTAGAAGTGTTAAAAACTGAGTTAAGCTTAGAACCAATTCGGGCTGATTCAGTCACTTTTCTCCGCACTCAGTCACAAATCTTGCATTTAGAATTTCAAGTGAAGGTGCCAACTGGTAAACCGATGCCACTGCGAATGCTCAATTATTTTGTCCGGTTGTATTGGCAATATAATTTACCCGTGACACAAGTGCTAATTTGGTTGCAACAAACCAGTAATTCAGCAGTATTTGAAAGTGAATTTCGTCAGGGATTAACCAGTCATGGCTATCAAGTAATTAGAATGTGGGAACAACCCCCAGAACCATTATTAGCAGATCCAGCACTGTTACCAATGGCTGTTCTAGCAGCTTCAGATAATGCCATTGAATTACTGAATCAAGTAGCATCAGAAGTGGCTAAAATAGAATCAAATGCTCAACGTCGGGAAATTTCAGCTTCTACTGAAATTTTAGCGGGTTTAAGGTTTAACAAAAATTTGATTCGCAATCTTTTTCGGGAGGAGATTATGCGAGAATCTGTGATTTATCAAGACATTTTGGAAGAGGGAAGACAAGAAGGAAAACAAGAAGGAAGACAAGAGGGAAAACAAGAGGGAAAACAAGAAGAAGCACTAACAATGGTAATGCGTCCGCTGACACGCCGTTTCGGTAATTTAGATGCGGAATTACAATCTCGTCTTGGGGAATTAACTGTAGCACAATTAGAAGATTTGATCGAGGCTTTGTTTGATTTTTCTGATGTTTCTGATTTGATGAATTGGTTGGAGGAACGACGGGAAATTTAAAAAGTTAGGAATTTAGTAATAAATGCCAAAAAAAGCTGGTGATTCACCAGCTTTTTGATGTTTCCCTCGGAAGAAAAGTATCCCTACGCTATCACAAGAATATCTGTCCTGGTAATTGCTGGATTGCCAGTGAGTGTGGCAAAATGACCACCTGTTCCGAATCCTACATCAGCATTATCTGCGTTATAGAATAATCGACCGTTTGTGGTGTTATAAACAATTTCAGCACTACTTGTTGCTGCGGCAACATCACTATTAACTGTGGCAAAGTCTGAGGCTAATAAAGTGCCAACACCACTTTCTAAAGCAGTAAATATGGCTTTGCTGAGAACAATTTTATCAAAGCCAACAGAGAGGTTATTAATTGTATCTACGCCAGCAAATGCAAAAGTTGTGTTAAAAACAAATCGATCGTCACCATTACCGTCAATTAACACATCATTACCAGCACCTCCGGCTATAGTATCGTTACCATTGCCTCCAGTAATTGTGTCATTACCACCATTTCCAATTAGGTTATTATTGCTGCTATTACCTGTAATTTGATTGCTCGAACCATTGCCAGTACCATTAATAGCTGTGCCTAACAGTACAAGATTTTCAATGTTTGTACCCAGTAATGAAAAATTTATAGAAGAACGAACGGTATCAATGCCTTGATTAAAACCTTCTTCAAGGGTGTCAAGATTACTATTAATTACGTAAACGTCATCTCCAAGTCCACCAAATAATTGATCGGAACCTCCACCAGTGCCATCAAGGGTGTCATTTCCTTCACCACCGTAAAGTAAATCGGCACCTAATCCACCAATTAATGAGTCATTTCCTGAGTCGCCAAATAAATTATCGTTACCAGCATTACCATCTAAGGTGTCGTTTCCACCTGCGCCAAACATATTGTCGTTATTGGCAGTTCCGTTAAAGTTGTTGTTAAGGTCACTTCCAAAAAAGTTTGCCATGATTTCTGCTCCTATTTAACTTAGTTGAATTTGTGTTGATAATCGGTCTAAATTTAGTTTTTGTTTACTAACTTAGGCGGTTAATTAATTACCTGAATCACCTATAAAACCAAGATAAACAGTTAATTTTGTTATGGCTGTGAGAATTTGTGAGAATTTGTGAGTGATTTCACTGAGGGAATTTATAAATTTTTGTTAAAGGTTAAGTGGATTCCGGGGCTTAAATTGAATTAATATAGATATAAACTTCAAAGCTTTGGCTACAAACTAATACAATGACTGTTGAACAAGCACTCTCTTTCTTGGATACGCTGCTCCAACCAGAGTCGATGAATCATGTGCAAGAGCTTGTTTTTCGGGGAGCTTGGGAAGGAAAAGTTTATGAGGAAATGGCAACCCAAGGTGGTTATGATGCAGATTATTTGCGAGATGTGGGTTCAAAGCTGTGGAAGTTGCTTTCTCAAGCATTAGGTGAAAAAGTTACTAAAAATAACTTTCGTTCTGTGTTACGCCGACGAGTCGAAGAAAAGCAGGTAGTTGAGTCTGGAAATATTCGTCCTACATCTTTAACTAATTCGCTAAATGGGAATATTGCGATCGACACTTCTGACGTTTGGGGAAGAGAGGAAGAGTTATCGATTTTAGAACGGTGGATTGTGGAGGAAAACTGTCATTTATTGGCAGTGATGGGGATGGCGGGAATTGGCAAAAGTTCTTTAGTTGCTAAATTAACGGAAAAAATTAGCGATCGCTTTGATTTTATAGTTTGGCGAAGTCTGCGAAATGCGCCTTTAGTGGAACAATTTTTTATAGATTTAATCCCTTTATTATCTAAAAATAAGTTAGCAGATGTTCTGCCAATTATCGATTGTACGATCGCAGAAATTATTCAATGTTTACGTGCATCACGTTGTTTGGTAATTTTGGACAATTTTGAGTCAGTATTACAAAGTAACGATCGTAAAGGTTCCTATCAAAAAGACTATGAAGGATATGGTCAATTTCTCCGTCGAGTCGGAGAAACTAGTCATCAAAGTTCTGTAATTATTACCAGTCGAGAACAACCTAAAAGTTTGGCGTTTAAAGAAGGAATTTTTCTCCCAGTTCGTTCTTTACATTTGGCAGAATTATCAGAAGATGTAGTTACCAAAATATTTGCGGCGAAAAACATCAACTTCACCGACAAAGAAATTCATCTTCTATCTTATCTTTATGCAGGAAATCCTTTATTATTAAAAATAGTTGCCACAACAATTCACTGCTTATTTG
It includes:
- a CDS encoding M23 family metallopeptidase, whose translation is MEKPNYQNKSIKETNPNTTFWQRSLLINGLGWLGMFGFLSSSIVWVQNPNSGTAIAAPNVPEIMPKAVPDVPASTTKEPEPVFIRRAPNSPTNRPRTRQNRVSQSRSSGNNSTNSYIDPTDYSIGATNRRDVPGRSYQPPSAVVFRERYNPRRQRVVPPAEPFSIEEPSIEVTRVRPRVRRGTVTARRRDTSRNQISRAPRTYEIERRTRSTQNNRVPRSYEIERISVEPSNSRVSRRRFEPETQNTQIARVRRRSGATVAAANQVNVGPIKVTPNGIRMSRSGVIRRGETRIASSNLNGLAGNFRTNQSSRNRVLNYFYNSVNPSDSSDNESNKTNLAMIFPLAIPAQITSMFGWRMHPVTGEKGFHAGTDIGAPMGTPVLAAHAGRVALADFLGGYGLAVVLRHNQDAQETRYGHLSEITVKPGDWVEQGTVIGRVGDSGNTNGPHLHFEVREQTPQGWVAKDPGVQLEYSLAKLMRAFQSGQATLPQDTQPYEVPPNTLRKEQLSPQVPIPSAELPVIPIPGNDAPPPLLSAGE
- a CDS encoding extracellular solute-binding protein, yielding MKRRDFLLGTGTLAISGVFTGCGNQQQTNLRIRLLKDSIPPQLLNQFRREFRQVGELDLTVEAQLIKLFQSLQEKPKSENWWSKLPLPAVREEANKLPDLVTLGDYWLAAAIEQKLIQPLDVDRLPQWKQLPPQYQRLVRRNQQGNIDMKGQVWGAPYRWGTTMIVYRRDKFKAEGLKPPQDWNDLWREELRDRISLLDQPREVIGLTLKKINPQNSYNTQQLDKIPQLKSELKALDRQVKFYSDNSYLQPLILGDTWVAVGWSTDILPAVQRQPNTIGAVIPQSGTSLWADLWVRPSKANDNFNAAKDWIDFGWQPEIAALFSRFGKAASPIFAGQSWEKLPKTISDKKLLLPSPEVYQKSEFLLPLSPKAKEEYLNLWQEIRFQGLGLGDRKGGGA
- the cobT gene encoding nicotinate mononucleotide-dependent phosphoribosyltransferase CobT; the protein is MIKIYTQEEQGKRWLQRYRGCQATFACVLGFTETGLIPGISAAGATPCDRKYTALADAEFLYNGPSPNPKYPLPPLHAGASPVLISRAVVESLDLPLYIFNAGLLQPPPIPTIDLGGKAANCLTTGKALDLTIVKSLLDRGLIWGEKLATLHPSNWIILSECVVGGTTTALAVLTGLGFAAVGKVNSSHPECNHQQKWAVVQQGLKAASLVDFDKFPSALGVLELVAAVGDPMQIVVAGMAIAASRTSGVMLAGGTQMLAVYALIQAITTEYSLPWQQEQIVVGTTRWVAEDPTGDTVGLAQMIDSVPLLSNNFSFANSCYEKLRVYEQGYVKEGVGAGAACIAAELYGNWNHTQLLHAVEALAARLEQNQ
- a CDS encoding bifunctional nuclease family protein, with product MIEMKVAGIAVDAITRSPIVLLKDGTERRALPIYIGQDQAKSIIAALENQAPPRPLTHDLLVNMLEAWEMTVERIIIHSLQDNTFYAVLTVRKGEMKKDIDARPSDAIAVALRTRSPIWVMEEVVADASIPVDRDADEAEQRAFREFLENVRPEDLIQRGRFSNGEA
- a CDS encoding riboflavin synthase → MFTGLIQSLGTIQFQSGDRISITCAEHTAHTILKDLEIGDSVAVDGICLTVEEILTQGFLATASPETLSRTRLGKGKLEYNNVNLETSLRVGSKLGGHFVTGHIDGVGHFQTAEQTANSWEISFIAPETVARYIVPKGSITVNGVSLTVAESNSDGTWFKVAVIPHTYAHTNLYLLKNGSQVNLEADILGKYVEKLVNFGKVPQTITPEFLIENGYV
- a CDS encoding aldo/keto reductase → MRYRRFGKTNLRLSVFSLGTMRYLDCEASAIETVQQAVAQGINHIETARGYGKSEEYLGAALSAGLDLPRSQLYITSKIPPTAEADTMRRYIDESLKRLKVDYLDCLAIHGLNTWEHLHWVENGCVSAVHKAIADGQVRHFGFSTHGSLDLIVKAIDSGLFEFVNLHYYYFFQRNAAAIELAAQKDLGVFIISPADKGGRLFSPPVKLKDLCDPFSPLTLNYRFLLSDRRITTLSLGAANASELSQPLSVADRDYPLTNQELAIFAGLQNHQSTILGTDKCSQCYACLPCPENINIPEVLRLRNLAVAYDMTDYGQYRYRMFENAGHWFPGVKANRCTSCGECLPRCPENLDIPALLDDTHQRLNGPNRRRLWE
- a CDS encoding biotin--[acetyl-CoA-carboxylase] ligase, which gives rise to MEFDRQKFTKALDIVKQNYCHQEPTINNQIFTLHLFDTLPSTNQKLWQLIEQGAPPGTIVIAKEQQAGKGQWGRQWYSPPGGLYLSMSLTPNLPAKQGAQLTMSTAWGIAQALRQIGIPVYLKWPNDLVISKYKLGGILTETRVQQERITKAVIGVGINWVNPVPETGINLQNFLEKHPGLITSLEMLAALTLTGIISGYNFWQKEGVTALLPSYEKLLNNINSPIEINGQPAVIVGVSENGDLRVRINSAEETTPSEIHLPVGTISLGYA
- the pgeF gene encoding peptidoglycan editing factor PgeF; this translates as MISPQTSELKLNDSANSLHSWQWRFWEGLPYLTCSLLANWQHGFFTRQFSPRFPADLVQVLDNDAEFYRVRQVHGGVVLTPGEVKEFVGTGKDVGTAEFESLPPADALVTEREKQAVWVCTADCTPVLIADEKTGQTAAIHAGWRGTAKRIVPEAIARLVSQGNNLENLRIAMGPAITGEVYQVSQEVAAEVGATVVSADSEASILNALQELPNSPISPDSEPGKVRLDVRRINELQLQQMGINEQQIAIAPHCTYQQPDYFFSYRRDQLKKVQWSGIVSK